One part of the Fusobacterium pseudoperiodonticum genome encodes these proteins:
- a CDS encoding glycosidase CRH1: MKKNLILIISSLFLATACTASLGLGTGFGLGGSSSGVSVGTGVSVEKKIPTKKETKKKVETKTSGTSHTNSKSTVKKTTDNSINTSKKAVEDKTQVKTEKNEVTSSTTTFETNTTTKSTETSVTTPKRVKQERQQ, from the coding sequence ATGAAAAAGAATTTAATTTTAATTATTTCATCACTATTTTTAGCAACTGCTTGTACAGCATCTTTAGGACTTGGAACGGGATTTGGTCTAGGTGGTAGTAGCAGTGGAGTTTCAGTAGGAACTGGTGTTTCTGTTGAAAAGAAAATCCCTACTAAAAAAGAAACTAAAAAGAAAGTTGAAACTAAAACAAGTGGTACTAGCCATACTAATAGTAAATCTACTGTTAAGAAAACTACTGATAACTCAATAAATACATCAAAAAAAGCAGTAGAAGATAAAACTCAAGTAAAAACTGAAAAAAATGAAGTTACTAGTTCAACAACTACATTTGAAACTAACACTACTACTAAAAGTACTGAAACTAGTGTAACTACACCTAAAAGAGTTAAACAAGAAAGACAACAATAA
- the fabD gene encoding ACP S-malonyltransferase, with translation MGKIAFVYPGQGTQFVGMGKELYENNLKAKELFDKIFSSLDIDLKKVMFEGPEDLLKRTDYTQPAIVSLSLVLTELLKETGVKPDYVAGHSVGEFAAFGGANYLSVEDAVKLVAARGRIMKEVAEKVNGSMAAVLGMDAEKIKEVLKSVDGVVEAVNFNEPNQTVIAGEKEAVEKACVVLKEAGAKRAMPLAVSGPFHSSLMKEAGEQLKVEAQNYNFNIADVKIIANTTAELLETDAEVKEEIYRQSFGPVKWVDTINKLKALGVTKIYEIGPGKVLAGLIKKIDKEIEVENIEII, from the coding sequence ATGGGGAAAATTGCTTTTGTTTATCCAGGTCAAGGAACTCAATTTGTTGGTATGGGTAAAGAATTATATGAAAATAATCTTAAAGCAAAAGAGCTATTTGATAAAATTTTCTCTTCTTTAGACATAGACTTAAAAAAAGTTATGTTTGAAGGTCCTGAAGATTTATTAAAGAGAACAGATTATACTCAACCAGCAATAGTTAGCTTAAGTTTAGTTTTAACTGAACTTTTAAAAGAAACAGGAGTAAAACCTGACTATGTTGCAGGACATTCTGTTGGAGAATTTGCTGCTTTTGGAGGAGCTAATTATCTTTCTGTAGAAGATGCAGTTAAACTTGTTGCTGCAAGAGGAAGAATAATGAAAGAAGTTGCTGAAAAAGTAAATGGAAGTATGGCAGCTGTTCTAGGTATGGATGCTGAAAAGATAAAAGAAGTTTTAAAGTCAGTTGATGGAGTTGTTGAAGCAGTAAACTTCAATGAACCTAATCAAACTGTTATTGCTGGGGAAAAAGAAGCAGTGGAAAAGGCTTGTGTAGTTTTAAAAGAAGCAGGAGCTAAAAGAGCAATGCCACTTGCAGTTTCTGGACCTTTTCACTCATCACTTATGAAAGAAGCAGGAGAACAATTAAAAGTTGAAGCTCAAAATTATAACTTCAATATAGCTGATGTTAAAATAATTGCAAATACTACTGCTGAACTTTTAGAAACAGATGCTGAAGTAAAAGAAGAAATTTATAGACAAAGTTTTGGACCTGTTAAATGGGTAGACACTATTAATAAGTTAAAAGCTTTAGGAGTTACTAAAATTTATGAGATTGGTCCTGGTAAAGTTTTAGCTGGACTTATTAAAAAAATTGATAAAGAAATTGAAGTAGAAAATATTGAAATAATTTAA
- a CDS encoding NADH:flavin oxidoreductase, with amino-acid sequence MKKINIFTDFKIKNIHIKNRIVLPPMVRFSLVKDDGYVTEDLINWYGMIARSGVGLIIVEASAVEESGKLRENQIGIWNDSFIEGLTKVANEIHKYDVPCMIQIHHAGFKDKIAEVPEEELDRILKLFEEAFIRAKKCGFDGIEIHGAHTYLISQLNSKLWNKRTDKYGERLYFSRKLIENTRYLFDDNFILGYRMGGNEPELEDGIENAKELESYGLDILHVSSGVPNPEYKRQVKISNFPEDFPLDWIIYMGTEIKKHVKIPIIGVSKIKKESQASWLVENNLLDFVAVGKAMISQDKWMEKARKDFMSKNRH; translated from the coding sequence ATGAAAAAAATTAATATTTTTACAGATTTTAAAATAAAAAATATTCATATAAAAAATAGAATAGTTCTACCCCCTATGGTTAGATTTTCTCTTGTAAAAGATGATGGCTATGTCACTGAAGATTTAATTAATTGGTATGGTATGATAGCTAGAAGTGGTGTAGGACTTATAATTGTTGAAGCTTCAGCAGTTGAAGAAAGTGGAAAATTAAGAGAAAATCAAATTGGAATTTGGAATGATAGCTTTATTGAAGGACTTACTAAGGTGGCTAATGAAATTCATAAATATGATGTACCTTGTATGATACAGATTCACCATGCTGGCTTTAAAGATAAAATAGCAGAAGTTCCTGAAGAAGAACTAGATAGAATTTTAAAACTTTTTGAAGAGGCTTTTATTAGAGCTAAAAAATGTGGCTTTGATGGAATAGAAATTCATGGAGCTCATACTTATTTAATCTCTCAATTAAATTCTAAACTTTGGAATAAGAGAACTGATAAATATGGAGAAAGACTTTATTTTTCAAGAAAATTGATAGAGAATACTAGATATTTATTTGATGATAATTTTATTCTTGGTTATAGAATGGGGGGAAATGAGCCTGAACTTGAAGATGGCATAGAAAATGCAAAAGAACTAGAATCTTATGGTTTAGATATATTACATGTTTCAAGTGGTGTTCCTAATCCTGAATATAAAAGACAAGTAAAAATAAGTAACTTTCCTGAAGATTTTCCTTTAGATTGGATAATCTATATGGGAACAGAAATAAAAAAACATGTAAAAATTCCTATTATAGGTGTGAGTAAAATAAAAAAAGAAAGTCAAGCTAGTTGGCTTGTTGAAAATAATTTATTAGACTTTGTTGCAGTTGGAAAAGCAATGATTTCACAAGATAAATGGATGGAAAAAGCAAGAAAAGATTTTATGTCAAAAAATAGACATTAA
- the efp gene encoding elongation factor P: MKIAQELRAGSTIKIGNDPFVVLKAEYNKSGRNAAVVKFKMKNLISGNISDAVYKADDKMDDIKLDKVKAIYSYQNGDSYIFSNPETWEEIELKGEDLGDALNYLEEEMPLDVVYYESTAVAVELPTFVEREVTYTEPGLRGDTSGKVMKPARINTGFEVQVPLFVEQGEWIKIDTRTNEYVERVKK, encoded by the coding sequence ATGAAAATTGCACAAGAATTAAGAGCGGGAAGTACAATTAAAATTGGAAACGACCCATTTGTAGTATTAAAGGCTGAATATAACAAATCAGGAAGAAATGCTGCTGTTGTTAAGTTTAAAATGAAAAACTTAATATCTGGAAACATATCAGATGCTGTTTATAAAGCAGATGATAAAATGGATGATATCAAATTAGATAAGGTAAAAGCTATCTATTCTTACCAAAATGGAGATTCTTATATATTCTCTAATCCAGAAACTTGGGAAGAAATTGAATTAAAAGGTGAAGATTTAGGAGATGCTTTAAACTATCTTGAAGAAGAAATGCCTTTAGATGTTGTTTACTATGAATCAACAGCTGTTGCAGTTGAATTACCTACTTTCGTTGAAAGAGAAGTAACTTATACTGAACCAGGACTAAGAGGAGATACTTCAGGAAAAGTTATGAAACCTGCTAGAATCAATACAGGATTTGAAGTTCAAGTTCCTTTATTCGTTGAACAAGGTGAATGGATCAAAATAGATACAAGAACTAACGAATATGTTGAAAGAGTAAAAAAATAA
- a CDS encoding chromate transporter yields MKKNKIIDIFILFFKIGAFTIGGGYAMLSLIEDEIVNKKNWLEKEEFVDGMAIAQSIPGVLAVNISLITGYKIAGFLGMFAGMLGAVLPSFFIVLFLSQILLAIGNHPIVVAIFNGIKPAIAALILISVYRIAKSANINRYTFIFPIIIAVLIRYFGVSPIIIIIATMILGNIYFLFKEKSKKEKEDDVQ; encoded by the coding sequence ATGAAGAAAAATAAAATTATAGATATTTTTATACTATTTTTCAAAATAGGAGCTTTTACTATCGGAGGAGGCTATGCTATGCTTTCTCTGATAGAAGATGAAATAGTAAATAAAAAAAATTGGTTAGAGAAAGAAGAATTTGTAGATGGAATGGCTATTGCACAATCTATTCCTGGAGTTCTTGCTGTAAATATATCTCTTATAACTGGATATAAAATAGCAGGATTTTTAGGAATGTTTGCGGGAATGCTAGGAGCTGTTCTACCTTCTTTTTTTATAGTACTGTTTTTAAGTCAAATTTTATTGGCTATTGGAAATCACCCTATAGTTGTTGCTATTTTTAATGGTATAAAACCAGCTATTGCAGCTCTTATATTAATTTCTGTGTACAGAATAGCAAAATCTGCTAATATAAATAGATATACCTTTATTTTTCCTATTATAATTGCTGTATTAATTAGATATTTTGGAGTTTCTCCTATCATTATAATAATTGCTACTATGATATTAGGAAATATCTATTTTTTATTTAAAGAAAAATCAAAAAAAGAAAAAGAAGATGATGTCCAATGA
- a CDS encoding MORN repeat-containing protein, translating into MKKDFKQFLILLIVSIFVAFTISFGYSIYQNYQREKKINEVKNLFNFGGTNDDKKEEAKEETKTEEIIKPEEVNSKESWNNLIITELQKDYVLDDERPFYKKLYDKIRGKKIYNFKSINNENETLVVEMNNNKITEKFFNDGKEFLEKELIANDDFSSYDLKANNIAEKYTATFKDMLGKDTYLNTKNGLIEYQDGRKIEFIHKNAIMNGPAIEYLANGDKIEFNYVNGKRYGEAQKFYANGDKEDFFYGNNEKKNGASIYFFADGEREEVAYKDGVLEGPAIYIFNDGTAEHYEYKNGKRVED; encoded by the coding sequence ATGAAGAAGGACTTTAAACAATTTCTTATTCTTCTAATAGTTTCAATTTTTGTTGCCTTTACTATTAGTTTTGGTTATTCAATTTACCAAAATTACCAAAGAGAAAAAAAGATTAATGAAGTAAAAAATCTATTTAATTTTGGTGGAACAAATGATGATAAGAAAGAAGAAGCTAAAGAAGAAACAAAAACTGAGGAAATTATTAAACCTGAAGAAGTTAATTCTAAAGAAAGCTGGAATAATTTAATTATTACTGAATTACAAAAAGATTATGTTTTAGATGATGAAAGACCTTTTTATAAAAAATTATATGATAAAATTAGAGGAAAGAAAATCTATAATTTTAAATCTATTAACAATGAAAATGAAACTTTAGTAGTTGAAATGAATAACAATAAGATAACTGAAAAATTCTTTAACGATGGTAAAGAATTTCTAGAAAAAGAATTAATTGCAAATGATGATTTTTCTTCTTATGACTTAAAAGCTAATAATATAGCTGAAAAATATACTGCTACTTTTAAAGATATGTTAGGTAAAGACACTTATCTAAATACTAAAAATGGTCTTATTGAATATCAAGATGGAAGAAAAATAGAGTTTATTCATAAAAATGCTATTATGAACGGACCTGCTATTGAATACTTAGCTAATGGTGACAAAATAGAATTTAACTATGTCAACGGTAAAAGATATGGAGAAGCTCAAAAATTCTATGCTAATGGAGATAAAGAAGACTTCTTCTATGGAAATAATGAGAAGAAAAATGGAGCTTCTATCTACTTTTTTGCTGATGGTGAAAGAGAAGAAGTTGCATATAAAGACGGTGTCTTAGAAGGACCTGCTATATACATATTTAATGATGGTACAGCTGAACACTATGAATATAAAAATGGTAAAAGGGTAGAAGACTAA
- a CDS encoding beta-ketoacyl-ACP synthase III — MQSIGIKGIGYYAPENIFTNFDFEKIIDTSDEWIRTRTGITERRFATKDQATSDLACEASLKAIESAKIKKEDIDLIILATVTPDYLAQGAACIVQHKLGLSNIPCFDLNAACTGFIYGLEVGYSMVKSGLYKNVLVIGAETLSRIIDMQNRNTCVLFGDGAAAAVVGEVEEGYGFLGFSIGAEGEDDMILKIPAGGSKKPNDDETIKNRENFVVMKGQDVFKFAVNILPKVTLDALEKAKLDVSDLSMVFPHQANLRIIESAAKRMKFPIEKFYMNLSRYGNTSSASVGLALGEAVEKGLVKKGDNIALTGFGGGLTYGSAIVKWAY; from the coding sequence ATGCAAAGTATCGGGATAAAAGGTATAGGGTACTATGCCCCAGAAAATATATTTACAAACTTTGATTTTGAAAAAATTATAGATACTAGTGATGAGTGGATTAGAACTAGAACAGGAATAACTGAAAGAAGATTTGCTACTAAAGATCAAGCAACTTCTGATTTAGCTTGTGAAGCTTCTTTAAAAGCTATAGAAAGTGCTAAAATTAAAAAAGAGGATATAGATTTAATTATCCTAGCAACAGTTACTCCTGATTATTTAGCTCAAGGAGCTGCTTGTATAGTACAACACAAATTAGGATTATCAAATATTCCTTGTTTTGACTTGAATGCAGCTTGTACAGGTTTTATTTATGGACTAGAAGTTGGATATTCAATGGTTAAATCAGGTTTATATAAAAATGTACTTGTTATTGGTGCAGAAACTTTATCAAGAATAATAGATATGCAAAATAGAAATACTTGTGTACTTTTTGGAGATGGAGCTGCTGCTGCAGTAGTTGGAGAAGTTGAAGAAGGTTACGGTTTCTTAGGTTTCTCAATAGGAGCTGAAGGTGAAGATGATATGATCCTTAAGATTCCTGCTGGAGGAAGTAAAAAACCTAATGATGATGAAACTATAAAAAACAGAGAAAATTTTGTTGTTATGAAAGGGCAAGATGTATTTAAATTTGCTGTAAATATTTTACCTAAGGTAACTTTAGATGCTTTAGAAAAAGCTAAACTAGATGTAAGTGATTTATCTATGGTATTTCCACATCAAGCAAATTTAAGAATCATAGAATCAGCTGCAAAAAGAATGAAGTTCCCTATTGAAAAATTCTATATGAATTTAAGTAGATATGGAAATACCTCATCTGCTTCAGTTGGTTTAGCATTAGGAGAAGCTGTAGAAAAAGGACTAGTAAAAAAAGGTGACAATATCGCTTTAACTGGTTTTGGTGGTGGATTAACTTACGGCTCAGCTATTGTAAAATGGGCTTATTAG
- the plsX gene encoding phosphate acyltransferase PlsX, whose amino-acid sequence MKIALDAMSGDFAPISTVKGAVEALNEIENLEVILVGKESIIKEELKKYKYDTKRIEIKNANEIIEMTDDPVKAVKEKKDSSMNVCIDLVKDKVAQASVSCGNTGALLASSQLKLKRIKGVLRPAIAVLFPNKKDQGTLFLDLGANSDSKPEFLNQFATMGSKYMEIFLNKKNPKVALLNIGEEETKGNELTRETYSLLKQNKDINFQGNIESTKIMDGEVDVVVTDGYTGNVLLKTSEGVGKFIFHIVKESVMESWISKIGALLMKGAIKKVKKKTEASEYGGAIFLGLSELSLKAHGNSDSRAIMNALKVASKFIELNFIEELRKTMEVE is encoded by the coding sequence ATGAAGATAGCCTTAGATGCTATGAGTGGGGATTTTGCTCCTATATCAACTGTTAAAGGAGCTGTTGAAGCTCTTAATGAAATTGAAAACCTAGAAGTTATTTTAGTTGGAAAAGAAAGTATCATAAAGGAAGAATTAAAAAAATATAAATATGATACTAAACGGATTGAAATTAAAAATGCTAATGAAATTATAGAAATGACAGATGATCCTGTTAAAGCAGTGAAAGAAAAAAAAGATTCATCTATGAATGTCTGTATAGATTTAGTAAAAGACAAAGTGGCTCAAGCTTCTGTTTCTTGTGGAAATACAGGGGCATTATTAGCAAGTAGTCAATTGAAATTAAAAAGAATTAAAGGAGTTTTAAGACCAGCAATAGCAGTCTTATTTCCTAACAAAAAAGATCAAGGAACTTTATTTTTAGATTTAGGTGCCAATTCTGATTCTAAACCAGAATTTTTAAATCAATTTGCTACTATGGGTTCAAAATACATGGAAATATTTTTAAATAAAAAAAATCCAAAAGTAGCACTTCTGAATATTGGTGAAGAAGAAACAAAAGGAAATGAACTTACAAGAGAAACTTATAGTCTATTAAAACAAAATAAAGATATTAATTTTCAAGGAAATATTGAAAGTACAAAAATAATGGATGGAGAAGTAGATGTCGTTGTAACAGATGGTTATACAGGAAATGTACTTCTTAAAACATCTGAAGGTGTTGGAAAATTTATTTTTCATATAGTTAAAGAATCTGTAATGGAAAGTTGGATTTCAAAAATAGGAGCTCTATTAATGAAAGGAGCTATAAAAAAAGTTAAAAAGAAAACAGAAGCTTCTGAATATGGTGGAGCAATATTTTTAGGATTAAGTGAACTTTCTTTGAAAGCACATGGAAATTCTGATAGTAGGGCTATAATGAATGCCTTAAAAGTGGCTAGTAAATTTATAGAACTAAATTTTATTGAAGAATTAAGAAAAACTATGGAGGTAGAATAA
- a CDS encoding acyl carrier protein yields the protein MLDKVREIIVEQLGVEPDQVKPESNFVDDLGADSLDTVELIMSFEEEFGVEIPDTEAEKIKTVQDVINYIEANKK from the coding sequence ATGTTAGATAAAGTAAGAGAAATTATAGTTGAACAATTAGGAGTTGAACCTGATCAAGTTAAACCTGAATCAAACTTCGTAGATGATTTAGGAGCAGATTCTTTAGATACTGTTGAATTAATAATGTCTTTTGAAGAAGAATTTGGAGTAGAAATTCCTGATACTGAAGCTGAAAAAATTAAAACTGTTCAAGATGTTATAAACTACATAGAAGCAAATAAGAAATAA
- a CDS encoding pseudouridine synthase — protein sequence MRLDRFLVECGIGSRKEVKKIISAKEVKVNDSYDISAKDNINEYSDIIEYNGERLEYKEFRYYVMNKKAGYITATEDIREATVMDLLPEWVIRKDLAPVGRLDKDTEGLLLLTNDGKLNHKLLSPKNHVDKTYYVEIENNISQEDILKLEEGVDIGNYITLPAKVEKISDTKIYLTIKEGKFHQVKKMLEAVGNKVTYLQRTAFAKLKLNDLALGEVKEINLEDII from the coding sequence ATGAGATTGGATAGATTTTTAGTAGAATGTGGTATAGGAAGTAGAAAAGAAGTTAAGAAAATCATTTCTGCAAAAGAAGTAAAAGTTAATGACTCTTATGATATTTCAGCTAAGGATAATATAAATGAATATTCTGATATAATAGAATATAATGGAGAAAGATTAGAATATAAAGAATTTAGATACTATGTTATGAATAAAAAAGCTGGTTATATAACAGCAACTGAAGACATAAGAGAAGCAACTGTTATGGACTTACTTCCTGAATGGGTTATAAGAAAAGATCTAGCTCCTGTTGGAAGACTAGATAAAGATACTGAAGGTTTACTTCTACTTACAAATGATGGAAAGCTTAATCATAAATTACTTTCTCCTAAAAATCATGTAGATAAGACTTATTATGTAGAGATAGAAAATAATATTTCACAAGAAGATATTTTAAAGTTGGAAGAAGGAGTTGATATAGGAAACTATATCACTCTTCCAGCTAAAGTTGAAAAAATATCTGATACTAAAATTTACTTGACCATTAAAGAAGGAAAATTCCATCAAGTAAAAAAAATGTTAGAAGCTGTAGGCAACAAAGTTACTTACTTACAGAGAACAGCTTTTGCTAAATTAAAATTAAATGATTTAGCATTAGGTGAAGTTAAAGAAATTAATTTAGAAGATATTATTTAG
- a CDS encoding type II toxin-antitoxin system HicB family antitoxin: MSMTNYIIVMKALEDGKFLITFPDFEGLTATADSEESIQSVATETIKTKLAELKKDNLVIPEAKKMKDVSSTLNEGEFTTYIPVKEEFDFKAAMNTTMASLKDKENLKKGTEDLKNKANELTNNIPKGSENLFGIIGGVIAIINTFLLAVFSVKVPIFGDYSIGFFKGLGILADFSKEAKNAQAILLFSGILFIAFAGLLIYSSVIRNKNILLYSIIGNVIFLIIFYIILFVKLPGGEVSEYISVSFFKILLYLISLALAFVTYFALNKSEENEVVGTFEPLSNPQDNKKVETNETVENVNPLETSANHGDDRNEEGL; the protein is encoded by the coding sequence ATGTCAATGACAAATTATATTATAGTAATGAAGGCTTTAGAAGATGGTAAATTTTTAATTACCTTTCCAGATTTTGAAGGATTAACAGCTACAGCTGATTCTGAAGAAAGTATTCAATCTGTTGCAACTGAAACTATAAAAACAAAGTTAGCTGAATTAAAAAAAGATAATTTAGTTATACCTGAAGCAAAGAAAATGAAGGATGTATCTTCAACTTTAAATGAAGGTGAATTTACTACTTATATTCCTGTAAAAGAAGAGTTTGATTTTAAAGCTGCCATGAATACAACTATGGCTAGTTTAAAAGATAAAGAAAACTTAAAAAAAGGAACTGAAGATCTGAAAAATAAAGCAAATGAACTTACTAACAATATTCCTAAGGGGAGTGAAAATTTATTTGGTATTATTGGAGGAGTTATAGCAATAATAAATACTTTTCTTCTTGCAGTTTTCTCTGTAAAAGTTCCAATTTTTGGAGATTATTCTATAGGTTTTTTTAAAGGTTTAGGTATCTTAGCTGATTTTAGTAAAGAAGCTAAAAATGCTCAAGCTATTCTATTATTCTCTGGTATTTTATTTATAGCTTTTGCTGGACTTTTAATATACTCAAGTGTAATTAGAAATAAAAATATTTTACTATATTCTATTATAGGAAATGTAATATTTTTAATTATCTTCTATATTATTCTATTTGTTAAATTACCTGGTGGAGAAGTAAGTGAATATATTTCTGTTTCATTCTTTAAGATTTTACTTTATTTAATTTCATTAGCTCTAGCTTTTGTAACTTACTTCGCTTTAAATAAATCTGAAGAAAATGAAGTAGTGGGGACTTTTGAACCTTTAAGTAATCCACAAGATAATAAAAAAGTAGAAACTAATGAAACTGTAGAAAATGTAAATCCATTGGAAACTTCAGCTAATCATGGAGATGATAGAAATGAAGAAGGACTTTAA
- the earP gene encoding elongation factor P maturation arginine rhamnosyltransferase EarP yields the protein MLIDNIDIFCEVIDNYGDVGVAYRLARELKRIYPNKELRFIINQTEELNLIRKNDDIIVIDYKDVDRIESPADLIIETFACNIPEIYMDKALKTSKLMINLEYFSSEDWVDDFHLQESFLGGNLKKYFFIPGLSKKSGGIILDKEFLDRKNKVQENREYYLKQFNINENYDLIISVFSYEKNFDNFLKTLQKLDKKVLLLLLSEKTQKNFIKYFDNNDYYDKIKAVKLPFFTYDKYEELLALCDINLVRGEDSFVRALLLAKPFLWHIYPQDENAHIIKLESFLEKYCPNNKELKETFINYNINKDDFSYFFENLDEIKKYNEKYADYLIKNCNLIDKLINFIEKI from the coding sequence ATGCTAATAGATAATATAGATATTTTTTGTGAAGTTATTGATAATTATGGGGATGTAGGCGTAGCTTACAGATTGGCTAGAGAGCTTAAAAGAATCTATCCAAATAAAGAGTTAAGATTTATCATTAATCAAACTGAAGAATTAAATCTTATCAGAAAAAATGATGATATTATTGTAATCGATTATAAGGATGTAGATAGAATAGAATCTCCTGCTGATTTGATTATAGAAACTTTTGCCTGTAATATCCCTGAAATATATATGGACAAAGCTTTAAAGACTTCTAAACTTATGATTAATTTAGAATATTTTTCTTCAGAAGATTGGGTAGATGACTTTCATCTTCAAGAATCATTTTTAGGAGGAAATCTAAAAAAATATTTTTTCATACCAGGACTTTCGAAAAAAAGTGGAGGTATAATCTTAGATAAAGAATTCTTAGATAGAAAAAATAAAGTTCAAGAAAATAGAGAATATTATTTAAAACAATTTAATATTAATGAAAATTATGATTTAATTATCTCAGTATTTTCTTATGAGAAAAACTTTGATAATTTTTTAAAAACTTTACAAAAGCTAGATAAAAAAGTACTTTTATTATTATTAAGTGAAAAAACTCAAAAAAATTTTATAAAATATTTTGATAATAACGATTATTATGATAAAATAAAAGCCGTGAAATTACCTTTTTTTACATATGATAAATATGAAGAACTTTTAGCACTCTGTGATATTAATCTAGTAAGAGGTGAAGATAGCTTTGTGAGAGCTTTACTTTTAGCTAAACCTTTCCTATGGCATATCTATCCTCAAGATGAAAATGCACATATTATAAAGTTAGAAAGTTTTTTAGAAAAGTATTGTCCTAATAATAAAGAGTTGAAAGAAACTTTTATTAATTACAATATAAACAAAGATGATTTTTCATATTTTTTTGAAAATCTTGATGAGATAAAAAAATATAATGAGAAATATGCTGATTATTTGATAAAAAATTGTAATTTAATAGACAAATTAATAAATTTTATTGAAAAAATATAG
- a CDS encoding chromate transporter: protein MTYLKLFLVFFKVGLFSFGGGYAILPLMQHEVVDVNKWISFHEFMEIVAVSQITPGPISINLATHVGYRIAQTMGSTIATFSVVLPSIIIMTIIVVFLKKFSNLPVVKRTFAALRITVVGLILAAAVALFVKDNFIDYRSYIIFASVLIGGLFFRIGSITLVISSGLAGLLLYYIF, encoded by the coding sequence ATGACATATTTAAAATTATTTTTAGTATTTTTTAAAGTTGGACTTTTTAGTTTTGGTGGAGGTTATGCAATACTTCCTCTTATGCAACATGAAGTTGTTGATGTAAATAAGTGGATAAGTTTCCATGAATTTATGGAGATTGTTGCTGTTTCTCAGATAACTCCAGGACCTATATCAATAAATTTAGCAACTCATGTAGGCTATAGAATTGCACAAACTATGGGCTCAACTATTGCAACTTTTAGTGTTGTTCTACCGTCTATAATAATAATGACTATTATAGTTGTATTCTTAAAAAAATTTAGTAATCTACCTGTTGTAAAAAGAACCTTTGCAGCTCTAAGAATTACTGTTGTAGGACTTATTTTAGCAGCAGCTGTTGCTCTTTTTGTTAAAGATAATTTCATAGACTACAGATCATATATAATATTTGCCTCTGTTCTGATAGGTGGGCTATTCTTTAGAATAGGAAGCATCACTTTAGTTATTTCATCAGGACTAGCCGGCTTATTACTTTATTATATTTTTTAA